The following proteins are co-located in the Diaphorobacter sp. HDW4B genome:
- a CDS encoding sensor histidine kinase: protein MKARTEVDAAADAFSLRRRLLIWMVVPLLVFVLFDAWLGYRSALQTTQSAYDRLLVTAAHALGDMIRLERGELQVTLPHTALELYSTDVRTDLREQPGRSPLLYRVNFLNGDFLAGDAALPPYTGLPPLNDAYASRLQFYDRDMPDGEPARFVALWQPVESAEGMRYVVVQVGEYVAYRYAIGRTILWKTLARQFGLLFLLLMAMWIVATAALRPLRVLARSVEQRSPDDLKPLSVASTPEEVGPLLSAFNGLLARVDDSRQRQQRFVADASHQLRTPLAVLQLHAESGLKGDVPAREALASIADTTGRTSRVVHQLLMWNRAQSDHGDLVQVAEDVELRSLMQDVAVELSPLLARRQLDFSLDAPEAAANWHGQRWMVEEILKNLLTNAIQHSPDKSELGMRLRESAESDRVGWELEVWDSGPGLVKAVADRLFEPFITGGGKGAGLGLAICRDLALALGGEISVRNRAEASATGVSAVLFLPRK, encoded by the coding sequence ATGAAAGCGCGAACTGAGGTGGATGCTGCAGCGGACGCGTTTTCGCTGCGCCGCAGACTGCTCATCTGGATGGTCGTGCCGCTGCTGGTGTTCGTGCTGTTCGATGCGTGGCTGGGTTATCGCTCGGCATTGCAGACCACGCAGTCGGCCTACGACCGCTTGTTGGTGACGGCGGCACATGCGCTGGGCGACATGATTCGGCTGGAGCGCGGCGAGCTGCAGGTGACTTTGCCGCACACGGCGCTGGAGCTGTATTCGACCGACGTGCGCACGGATTTGCGCGAGCAGCCGGGGCGCAGTCCGCTGCTGTACCGCGTGAATTTTTTGAATGGTGATTTTCTGGCGGGCGATGCCGCCTTGCCGCCTTACACCGGTCTGCCGCCGTTGAACGACGCATACGCATCGCGCCTGCAGTTCTACGACCGCGACATGCCCGACGGCGAACCCGCGCGCTTCGTGGCACTGTGGCAGCCGGTGGAATCGGCCGAGGGCATGCGTTATGTGGTGGTGCAGGTGGGCGAATACGTGGCGTACCGCTACGCGATTGGTCGCACGATTTTGTGGAAAACCTTGGCGCGGCAGTTTGGCCTGCTGTTTTTGCTGCTGATGGCGATGTGGATCGTGGCGACGGCGGCGCTGCGGCCGCTGCGGGTGCTCGCTCGTTCGGTGGAGCAGCGCAGCCCGGACGATCTCAAACCGCTGTCGGTGGCATCGACGCCGGAAGAAGTCGGCCCGCTGCTGTCGGCCTTCAACGGGCTGCTGGCGCGGGTCGACGATTCGCGCCAGCGCCAGCAGCGTTTTGTGGCCGATGCTTCGCACCAGTTGCGCACGCCGCTGGCCGTGCTGCAGTTGCATGCCGAATCGGGTTTGAAGGGCGATGTGCCTGCGCGCGAGGCGCTGGCCAGCATTGCCGACACGACGGGACGCACCAGCCGCGTCGTCCATCAGTTGCTGATGTGGAACCGCGCGCAAAGCGACCACGGCGACTTGGTGCAGGTGGCCGAAGACGTGGAACTGCGCAGCCTGATGCAGGACGTGGCGGTGGAGTTGTCGCCGCTGCTTGCGCGCAGGCAGCTGGATTTTTCGTTGGATGCGCCGGAGGCCGCTGCGAACTGGCACGGTCAACGCTGGATGGTCGAGGAAATCCTCAAGAACCTGCTGACCAATGCGATCCAGCATTCGCCCGACAAATCGGAACTTGGCATGCGGCTGCGCGAAAGTGCCGAGTCGGATCGCGTGGGGTGGGAGCTGGAGGTGTGGGACAGCGGTCCGGGTCTGGTCAAGGCTGTGGCGGATCGTTTGTTCGAGCCCTTCATCACCGGCGGCGGCAAGGGCGCGGGGCTGGGGCTGGCGATCTGCCGTGATCTGGCCTTGGCGCTGGGCGGTGAGATCAGCGTGCGCAACCGCGCGGAAGCATCAGCGACCGGCGTGAGCGCGGTGCTTTTTCTTCCCCGCAAGTAG